In a single window of the Nocardioides sp. L-11A genome:
- a CDS encoding response regulator transcription factor: MPAQRVHRRVLVVEDDPVINQAVADRLQAEGYDVVRAFDGPGAVAAHAEHAPDLVLLDVMLPGYDGHEVCRRIQAERPVPVLMLTARTDEADVLVGLGVGADDYLTKPFRMRELVARVSALLRRVERAAELAGRRALELGDLRVDGPARRVWRGEEEVRLTPTEFDLLLCLAATPGAVVTREKLLAEVWGWDGATGTRTVDSHVKGLRAKVGADLVRTAHGVGYALEVPAP; this comes from the coding sequence ATGCCAGCGCAGCGCGTGCACCGCCGGGTCCTCGTCGTGGAGGACGACCCGGTCATCAACCAGGCGGTCGCCGACCGTCTCCAGGCCGAGGGGTACGACGTCGTGCGGGCGTTCGACGGACCGGGAGCGGTCGCGGCGCACGCCGAGCACGCGCCGGACCTGGTGCTGCTCGACGTCATGCTGCCGGGGTACGACGGCCACGAGGTGTGCCGGCGGATCCAGGCCGAGCGCCCGGTGCCGGTGCTCATGCTCACCGCTCGCACCGACGAGGCCGACGTCCTGGTCGGCCTCGGGGTCGGGGCCGACGACTACCTCACCAAGCCGTTCCGGATGCGGGAGCTGGTGGCGCGGGTGTCCGCGCTGCTGCGCCGGGTGGAGCGGGCCGCGGAACTCGCCGGGCGGCGCGCGCTGGAGCTCGGCGACCTGCGGGTCGACGGACCGGCGCGCCGGGTGTGGCGCGGCGAGGAGGAGGTGCGGCTGACCCCGACGGAGTTCGACCTGCTGCTGTGCCTCGCCGCCACGCCGGGCGCGGTCGTCACCCGCGAGAAGCTGCTCGCCGAGGTGTGGGGCTGGGACGGCGCCACCGGCACCCGGACCGTCGACAGCCACGTCAAGGGCCTGCGGGCGAAGGTGGGCGCCGATCTGGTCCGCACCGCCCACGGCGTGGGCTACGCGCTCGAGGTGCCGGCCCCGTGA
- a CDS encoding MFS transporter — translation MTAPATTDAVRDTHLQRLLVVLGIVVLAFNLRPAATSVGPLLEEIRAGVPLGDFEAGLLTTLPVLCFALVGGAAPRLASWLGLHRVALLGLVLLAGCLWWRSEVHQGWLFLVLSFAALSGAATANVLMPSLVKLHFPGQVGLLTAVYSTSMAIGLTTSSALTVPIADGGVDYARGLGAWAATAAIAVLPWIGLIRHDLHEGRRSTTLGITAIARTRLGWAMAGAFGLQSLQAYAVFGWFAQMCRDAGYSAESAGVLLGVVTGASIPLSLLIPIVAGRFRDQRWLLTALIACYPIGYLGFLAAPRPLGWLWALAIGIGCSTFPLVLTLIGLRSRTPEGTAALSGFTQSTGYLIAAAGPFGVGVLHAATGTWTASILVLLALCVPLYLCGLYATRDRSIEDELAARS, via the coding sequence GTGACCGCCCCCGCCACCACCGACGCCGTCCGGGACACCCACCTCCAGCGTCTCCTGGTCGTCCTCGGCATCGTGGTGCTGGCGTTCAACCTGCGGCCGGCGGCCACGAGCGTCGGGCCGCTGCTGGAGGAGATCCGCGCCGGCGTACCGCTGGGGGACTTCGAGGCCGGTCTGCTCACGACCCTGCCGGTGCTGTGCTTCGCGCTCGTCGGCGGCGCGGCGCCGCGGCTCGCGTCCTGGCTGGGACTGCACCGGGTGGCGCTGCTGGGGCTGGTCCTGCTCGCCGGCTGTCTGTGGTGGCGCAGCGAGGTGCACCAGGGCTGGCTGTTCCTCGTGCTGTCCTTCGCCGCCCTCTCCGGCGCGGCGACGGCGAACGTGTTGATGCCGTCGTTGGTGAAGCTGCACTTCCCCGGACAGGTGGGCCTGCTCACGGCCGTCTACTCGACGTCGATGGCGATCGGGCTCACCACGTCCTCGGCCCTCACCGTGCCGATCGCCGACGGCGGCGTCGACTACGCGCGGGGGCTCGGTGCCTGGGCGGCGACCGCGGCCATCGCGGTGCTGCCGTGGATCGGGCTGATCCGGCACGACCTGCACGAGGGCCGCCGGTCCACCACGCTCGGCATCACCGCCATCGCCCGGACCCGGCTCGGCTGGGCGATGGCCGGCGCGTTCGGCCTCCAGTCGCTGCAGGCGTACGCCGTCTTCGGCTGGTTCGCGCAGATGTGCCGCGACGCGGGGTACTCCGCCGAGAGCGCCGGCGTCCTGCTCGGCGTCGTGACCGGGGCGAGCATCCCGCTGTCGCTGCTGATCCCGATCGTCGCCGGCCGATTCCGCGACCAGCGCTGGCTGCTCACCGCCCTCATCGCGTGCTACCCGATCGGGTACCTCGGCTTCCTCGCCGCCCCGCGCCCGCTCGGCTGGCTGTGGGCGCTCGCCATCGGCATCGGCTGCAGCACCTTCCCGCTCGTGCTGACCCTGATCGGCCTGCGCAGCCGCACCCCCGAGGGCACCGCGGCCCTCTCGGGCTTCACCCAGTCGACGGGCTACCTCATCGCCGCCGCCGGGCCGTTCGGCGTCGGCGTCCTGCACGCCGCGACCGGCACCTGGACGGCGTCCATCCTGGTGCTCCTCGCCCTGTGCGTGCCGCTCTACCTGTGCGGTCTCTACGCCACCCGGGACCGGTCCATCGAGGACGAGCTGGCCGCCCGCTCCTGA
- a CDS encoding DUF418 domain-containing protein yields MSITSEGPVALSARALGPDLARGCMLLFIALANTHYFLTGTSAGASIRGGFPLDGSTLDSAVTWVIATVVDGRAFPMFGFLFGYGVAHIVRRQQAAGVAPRAVRRLLWRRGAVLIGVGVVDGLLFYVGDILAMYGVLLLVGAFAVRWSDRWLLVVAGLLFALNALPAANSSSVSTDPPDVAMLPPDLATQLAERPAAVAFIALLGPLGFACPYLLGLWAGRRRVLEQPERYRGLLVAVAVVGVTVAVLGAQPVALMLAGVTSVPSPDTLELIGPLHDATGVLGGLGYAALITLVARPLEGLVEGRRGRVIDALAATGQRSMTCYLLQSVVWAVVFTPYLLGLAGTLTVTATALLAIATWVASVVLADLLARRGRRGPFEVLVRRVTYRRAAPDPARRNPQRPGRVT; encoded by the coding sequence GTGAGCATCACCAGCGAAGGTCCCGTCGCGCTCTCGGCGCGGGCGCTCGGGCCGGACCTCGCGCGGGGCTGCATGCTGCTGTTCATCGCGCTCGCCAACACCCACTACTTCCTCACCGGTACGTCGGCCGGCGCGTCGATCCGCGGCGGGTTCCCGCTGGACGGCTCGACCCTCGACTCCGCGGTGACCTGGGTGATCGCGACCGTCGTCGACGGCCGGGCGTTCCCGATGTTCGGCTTCCTGTTCGGGTACGGCGTCGCGCACATCGTGCGGCGGCAGCAGGCGGCGGGGGTCGCTCCCCGGGCGGTGCGCCGCCTGCTGTGGCGGCGCGGCGCCGTACTGATCGGGGTGGGCGTGGTCGACGGACTGCTGTTCTACGTCGGCGACATCCTCGCGATGTACGGCGTACTGCTGCTGGTCGGCGCCTTCGCCGTGCGCTGGTCGGACCGGTGGCTGCTGGTCGTGGCGGGGCTCCTCTTCGCCCTCAACGCGCTCCCGGCGGCGAACTCCTCGTCCGTCAGCACCGACCCGCCCGACGTGGCGATGCTGCCGCCCGACCTCGCGACCCAGTTGGCCGAGCGGCCGGCCGCGGTGGCCTTCATCGCGTTGCTCGGTCCGCTGGGGTTCGCCTGTCCCTACCTGCTCGGCCTGTGGGCCGGGCGGCGCCGGGTGCTGGAGCAGCCCGAGCGCTACCGCGGCCTGCTCGTCGCCGTCGCGGTCGTCGGCGTCACCGTCGCGGTGCTCGGCGCCCAGCCGGTCGCCCTGATGCTGGCGGGCGTCACGTCGGTCCCCTCCCCGGACACGCTCGAGCTGATCGGGCCGCTGCACGACGCGACGGGCGTCCTCGGCGGACTCGGGTACGCCGCGCTGATCACCCTGGTCGCGCGTCCGCTGGAGGGCCTGGTCGAGGGCCGCCGGGGCCGGGTGATCGACGCGCTCGCCGCGACCGGCCAGCGCTCGATGACCTGCTACCTGCTGCAGTCGGTGGTGTGGGCCGTGGTGTTCACCCCCTACCTGCTCGGCCTCGCGGGCACCCTGACCGTCACCGCCACCGCGCTGCTCGCGATCGCCACCTGGGTCGCCTCGGTCGTGCTGGCGGACCTGCTGGCCCGGCGCGGTCGGCGCGGCCCGTTCGAGGTGCTGGTCCGGCGGGTCACCTACCGCCGAGCCGCCCCCGACCCGGCCCGCCGGAATCCCCAGCGGCCGGGCCGTGTTACATGA
- a CDS encoding superoxide dismutase, producing the protein MAEYALPDLPYDYAALEPYISGEIMELHHGKHHNAYVAGINTAVEQLAEAREKDSFGSLSTLEKNLAFHLGGHVNHSVFWPNMSPDGGDQPTGELAQAIEEYFGGFDRFRAHFQANALGVQGSGWSVLTWDTLAQRPYIIQHFDHQGNVPICMVPLLMLDMWEHTYYLQYRNDKATFVQQWWNVVNWADVQRRFEAARSRTPGLIV; encoded by the coding sequence ATGGCTGAGTACGCACTGCCCGACCTTCCCTACGACTACGCCGCCCTCGAGCCCTACATCTCGGGCGAGATCATGGAGCTGCACCACGGCAAGCACCACAACGCCTACGTCGCCGGCATCAACACCGCCGTCGAGCAGCTCGCCGAGGCGCGCGAGAAGGACAGCTTCGGGAGCCTCTCGACGCTGGAGAAGAACCTCGCCTTCCACCTCGGCGGCCACGTCAACCACTCCGTGTTCTGGCCCAATATGTCGCCCGACGGCGGCGACCAGCCCACCGGGGAGCTGGCCCAGGCGATCGAGGAGTACTTCGGCGGCTTCGACAGGTTCCGTGCGCACTTCCAGGCCAACGCCCTCGGGGTCCAGGGCTCCGGCTGGTCGGTGCTGACCTGGGACACGCTCGCCCAGCGGCCCTACATCATCCAGCACTTCGACCACCAGGGGAATGTGCCGATCTGCATGGTCCCGCTGCTCATGCTCGACATGTGGGAGCACACCTACTACCTGCAGTACCGCAACGACAAGGCCACCTTCGTCCAGCAGTGGTGGAACGTCGTCAACTGGGCCGACGTGCAGCGCCGCTTCGAGGCCGCCCGCAGCCGGACCCCCGGCCTGATCGTCTGA
- a CDS encoding AMP-binding protein has protein sequence MSAAPVLPGDLLATTARARPTAVALVHDGRSFTYADLAERADRVAGWLQAHGVRPGDRVTVYAPNSAAWVQAYHGILRSGAVVNPVNAMLTTSELAYVLDDCGARVLCTTAAVLAALDGAVLSRLWAVVVLDELPSDLRAEGVEVVGLEDVVAVGRAASPVALGPEDPAVIGYTSGTTGHPKGAVQSQGAVLLNWRLSAEAHGKTAADVVVTALPAPHVYGSVVLNGTFGTGGTVVLMSRFGARAAMDLVAEYRATLFEGVPAMYAMMLADPGLDPADLATLTRCTVGGQTMAVSTMTAWEQASGAPLIELWGMTELSGLGTTHPVGTERVHGSIGRPLPGMEARVADLDRPEVEAAVDRPGELWMRGPLVMTEYFGRPDATAEVLAGGWLRTGDLVRRDAEGDLWVVDRCRDLIISGGYNVYPAEIERVLSGHPAVALVAVGPVPDEVKGEVARAYVVLRDGHRATEEELIACARAELAAYKTPRSVVFVPALPQTSSGKIMRRMLRELPVAEEPGAR, from the coding sequence ATGAGTGCGGCGCCCGTCCTGCCGGGCGACCTGCTCGCCACGACCGCCCGGGCTCGGCCGACGGCGGTGGCGCTCGTCCACGACGGCCGCTCGTTCACGTACGCCGACCTGGCCGAGCGCGCCGACCGGGTGGCGGGCTGGCTGCAGGCGCACGGCGTGCGTCCTGGGGACCGGGTCACCGTCTACGCACCCAACAGCGCCGCGTGGGTGCAGGCCTACCACGGCATCCTGCGCAGCGGCGCGGTCGTCAACCCGGTCAACGCCATGCTCACGACCAGCGAGCTGGCCTATGTCCTCGACGACTGCGGTGCGCGGGTCCTGTGCACCACGGCGGCGGTGCTCGCCGCGCTCGACGGCGCGGTGCTGAGCCGGCTGTGGGCGGTCGTGGTCCTGGACGAGCTGCCGTCGGACCTGCGGGCCGAGGGGGTCGAGGTGGTGGGGCTCGAGGACGTGGTGGCGGTCGGCCGCGCGGCGTCGCCGGTCGCGCTCGGTCCCGAGGACCCTGCGGTGATCGGCTACACCTCGGGCACCACCGGGCATCCCAAGGGCGCGGTGCAGTCGCAGGGGGCGGTCCTGCTCAACTGGCGGCTCAGCGCCGAGGCGCACGGCAAGACCGCCGCGGACGTAGTGGTCACGGCACTCCCCGCGCCGCACGTCTACGGCAGCGTGGTCCTCAACGGCACGTTCGGGACCGGCGGGACGGTGGTGCTGATGAGCAGGTTCGGCGCGCGCGCCGCGATGGACCTCGTCGCCGAGTACCGCGCGACGCTCTTCGAGGGCGTGCCCGCGATGTACGCGATGATGCTCGCCGACCCCGGCCTGGACCCGGCCGACCTCGCCACCCTGACCCGCTGCACCGTGGGTGGGCAGACCATGGCGGTCTCCACGATGACCGCCTGGGAGCAGGCCAGCGGCGCGCCGCTGATCGAGCTGTGGGGGATGACCGAGCTCTCCGGCCTGGGCACCACGCACCCGGTCGGGACCGAGCGGGTGCACGGCTCGATCGGCCGGCCGCTGCCGGGCATGGAGGCCCGGGTCGCCGACCTCGACCGTCCGGAGGTCGAGGCCGCCGTCGACCGGCCCGGCGAGCTCTGGATGCGCGGACCATTGGTGATGACCGAGTACTTCGGCCGCCCCGACGCCACCGCGGAGGTGCTCGCCGGCGGCTGGCTGCGCACCGGCGACCTGGTCCGCCGCGACGCCGAGGGCGACCTGTGGGTGGTGGACCGCTGTCGCGACCTGATCATCTCGGGTGGCTACAACGTCTATCCGGCCGAGATCGAGCGGGTGCTGTCCGGCCACCCGGCGGTCGCGCTGGTCGCCGTCGGACCGGTCCCGGACGAGGTGAAGGGCGAGGTCGCCCGGGCCTATGTCGTGCTCCGGGACGGGCACCGGGCCACGGAGGAGGAGCTGATCGCCTGCGCCCGGGCCGAGCTGGCGGCGTACAAGACGCCCCGGTCGGTGGTCTTCGTCCCGGCGCTGCCGCAGACGTCGAGCGGCAAGATCATGCGCCGGATGCTCCGCGAGCTGCCGGTCGCCGAGGAGCCCGGCGCCCGGTGA
- a CDS encoding saccharopine dehydrogenase C-terminal domain-containing protein, with the protein MRVLLIGAGGVGDAFVRIATTRDFFEALVVADHDESRARATVANCRPGAEPDSRLRAIRLDASDRAGLVAAIREHRITHVLNAVDPRFVEAIFDAAFEAGADYLDMAMSLSAPHPERPYERCGVMLGDHQFARAGEWEEAGRLALVGIGVEPGLSDVFARYAADHLFSSIDELGTRDGSNLQVAGHGFAPSFSVWTTIEECLNPPLVWERERGWFTTEPFSEPEVFDFPGGIGPVECVNVEHEEVVLMPRWVDAERVTFKYGLGEEFIEVLRVLHKLGLDRTDKVRVGDVEVSPRDVVAACLPDPARLGSAMSGATCAGLWVTGTGVDGNPREVYLHHVVDNAWSMDRYGTQCVVWQTAVNPVVALELLATGAWKGTGVLGPEAFDPVPFLELLAAPDAYDSPWGLEERTPR; encoded by the coding sequence ATGCGCGTCCTCCTGATCGGCGCCGGCGGTGTCGGCGACGCCTTCGTGCGCATCGCCACGACCCGCGACTTCTTCGAGGCCCTCGTCGTCGCCGACCATGACGAGTCCCGCGCCCGCGCGACCGTGGCGAACTGCCGGCCCGGCGCGGAGCCCGACTCCCGGCTCCGGGCGATCCGGCTCGACGCCTCCGACCGGGCCGGCCTGGTCGCCGCGATCCGGGAGCACCGGATCACCCACGTGCTCAACGCGGTCGACCCGCGCTTCGTCGAGGCGATCTTCGACGCCGCCTTCGAGGCCGGAGCCGACTACCTCGACATGGCGATGAGCCTGTCGGCGCCGCACCCCGAGCGTCCGTACGAGCGGTGCGGCGTGATGCTCGGTGACCACCAGTTCGCCCGGGCGGGGGAGTGGGAGGAGGCCGGCCGCCTCGCGCTGGTCGGCATCGGCGTCGAGCCCGGCCTGTCCGACGTCTTCGCGCGCTACGCCGCCGACCACCTGTTCTCCTCGATCGACGAGCTCGGCACCCGGGACGGCTCGAACCTGCAGGTCGCGGGCCACGGCTTCGCCCCGTCGTTCTCGGTCTGGACGACGATCGAGGAGTGCCTCAACCCACCGCTGGTGTGGGAGCGCGAGCGCGGCTGGTTCACCACCGAGCCGTTCTCCGAGCCGGAGGTCTTCGACTTCCCCGGTGGGATCGGGCCGGTCGAGTGCGTCAACGTCGAGCACGAGGAGGTCGTCCTCATGCCACGGTGGGTCGACGCCGAGCGGGTGACGTTCAAGTACGGCCTGGGCGAGGAGTTCATCGAGGTACTGCGGGTCCTGCACAAGCTCGGCCTCGACCGCACCGACAAGGTCCGGGTCGGCGACGTCGAGGTCTCGCCGCGCGACGTCGTCGCCGCCTGCCTGCCCGACCCGGCCCGGCTCGGCTCCGCGATGAGCGGGGCCACCTGCGCGGGCCTGTGGGTCACCGGGACGGGCGTCGACGGCAACCCGCGGGAGGTCTACCTCCATCACGTCGTCGACAACGCCTGGAGCATGGACCGGTACGGCACGCAGTGCGTGGTGTGGCAGACCGCGGTCAACCCCGTGGTGGCGCTCGAGCTGCTGGCGACGGGTGCCTGGAAGGGCACCGGCGTCCTGGGCCCTGAGGCGTTCGACCCGGTGCCCTTCCTCGAGCTGCTGGCCGCGCCGGACGCCTACGACTCGCCCTGGGGCCTCGAGGAGCGGACCCCGCGATGA
- a CDS encoding ATP-binding cassette domain-containing protein — translation MLTVTALRKEFPGPRGATTVAVTGLDLHLERGECLAIVGESGSGKSTTARMIAGLLAPTAGRVILDGHDVSRPARRRRERLRRARLLQMVFQDPYASLDPRQSPGDALAEVLALHGVRDRAERAARVRELGEAVGLSARQLESRPGELSGGQRQRVAIARALAPRPPVLVLDEAVSALDVSIQAQVVNLLADVRAATDTAYLFITHDLAVVRQVADRVLVMRAGDVVEQGPVAQVLDRPSAPYTQRLRAAVPPRSDGARPGTVPHQVERNTPPCASS, via the coding sequence GTGCTGACCGTGACCGCGCTCCGCAAGGAGTTCCCCGGCCCCCGCGGCGCGACGACGGTCGCGGTGACCGGTCTCGACCTGCACCTGGAGCGCGGCGAGTGCCTGGCGATCGTCGGCGAGTCCGGGTCGGGCAAGTCGACGACCGCGCGGATGATCGCCGGCCTGCTCGCGCCGACGGCGGGACGGGTGATCCTCGACGGCCACGACGTCAGCCGTCCGGCCCGGCGCCGCAGGGAACGGCTGCGCCGGGCCCGGCTGCTGCAGATGGTCTTCCAGGATCCCTACGCCTCGCTCGACCCGCGGCAGTCGCCCGGCGACGCGCTGGCCGAGGTGCTCGCGCTGCACGGCGTACGCGACCGTGCGGAGCGGGCGGCGCGGGTGCGCGAGCTGGGCGAGGCGGTCGGGCTGAGCGCCCGGCAGCTGGAGAGCCGGCCCGGCGAGCTCTCCGGCGGCCAGCGTCAGCGGGTCGCCATCGCCCGTGCGCTGGCGCCGCGGCCCCCGGTGCTCGTCCTCGACGAGGCCGTCTCCGCGCTGGACGTCTCGATCCAGGCCCAGGTGGTCAACCTGCTCGCCGACGTCCGGGCGGCCACCGACACGGCCTACCTGTTCATCACCCACGACCTCGCCGTCGTGCGCCAGGTCGCCGACCGGGTGCTGGTGATGAGGGCCGGCGACGTCGTCGAGCAGGGGCCGGTGGCACAGGTCCTGGACCGGCCCTCGGCGCCCTACACCCAGCGACTGCGGGCGGCCGTGCCGCCCCGGTCCGACGGTGCCCGTCCGGGCACCGTCCCCCACCAGGTTGAAAGGAACACCCCTCCATGCGCGTCCTCCTGA
- a CDS encoding ABC transporter ATP-binding protein: MTSPLLEVDEVVVELPGRGTVLRDITLAMAPGEALGLVGESGAGKSMLARAVAGLLPAGAVRSGTIRFDGAPLARSRTGHDVARRRLGMVFQDARAHLDPRQRIGDFLLETTARRARSARLPEVLALLDRVGLAEPRRLLDRHPDQLSGGMLQRIMIASVVLADPALVLADEPTTALDVTTQAEVVAILDELRRERGTGLVFISHDLDLAAQLCDRIAVLYAGTVQEVAAAGALAADPRHPYTRALFAARPDIDHRLPRLPAIAGHPVAAYEAGAGCAFAPRCDRAVDACRTAVPPLTGTQHAVRCVREGRTPC; the protein is encoded by the coding sequence ATGACCAGCCCGCTGCTGGAGGTCGACGAGGTGGTCGTCGAGCTGCCCGGACGCGGCACCGTGCTGCGCGACATCACCCTGGCCATGGCCCCCGGCGAGGCGCTGGGCCTGGTCGGGGAGTCCGGGGCCGGCAAGTCCATGCTGGCCCGCGCGGTGGCCGGCCTGCTCCCTGCCGGCGCCGTCCGGTCGGGCACGATCCGGTTCGACGGGGCCCCGCTCGCGCGCAGCCGCACCGGCCACGACGTGGCGCGCCGGCGGCTCGGGATGGTCTTCCAGGACGCCCGCGCCCACCTGGACCCGCGCCAGCGGATCGGCGACTTCCTGCTGGAGACGACCGCCCGCCGGGCCCGGTCCGCGCGGCTGCCCGAGGTGCTGGCGCTGCTCGACCGGGTCGGTCTCGCCGAGCCCCGCCGGCTGTTGGATCGCCATCCCGACCAGCTGTCGGGAGGGATGCTCCAGCGGATCATGATCGCCTCCGTGGTCCTCGCCGACCCGGCGCTGGTGCTCGCGGACGAGCCGACCACGGCCCTCGACGTCACCACCCAGGCGGAGGTCGTGGCGATCCTCGACGAGCTGCGGCGCGAGCGGGGCACGGGCCTGGTCTTCATCAGCCACGACCTCGACCTCGCCGCCCAGCTGTGCGACCGGATCGCGGTGCTGTACGCCGGGACCGTCCAGGAGGTCGCCGCGGCCGGCGCGCTGGCCGCCGACCCGCGCCATCCCTACACCCGCGCCCTGTTCGCGGCCCGGCCGGACATCGATCACCGGCTGCCTCGGCTGCCGGCCATCGCCGGGCACCCGGTCGCGGCGTACGAGGCCGGGGCAGGCTGCGCGTTCGCCCCGCGCTGCGACCGGGCCGTCGATGCCTGCCGTACGGCGGTCCCGCCGCTGACCGGCACCCAGCACGCCGTCCGGTGCGTGCGCGAGGGGAGGACCCCGTGCTGA
- a CDS encoding ABC transporter permease: protein MTLALTLPAGRPRPRRARGVLGPVGWIALSVVAALILLAALAPWVAPYPVDQQDLLHPYAGPSAEHWLGTDATGRDIWSRLLWGARTSLGGPALVVALSLTVGLPIGLSAAWRGGLLDATLARVLDVIFAVPGILVAVLAVAVFEPGLTPAVIALAVAYLPYVARTARAAARAQRHLPYVEALELQGMGGLRICVRHILPNILGVVLAQVPVAFALALVDLASLSFLGLAVQAPAADWGVLVSDTSALLQGHPEQAVYAGLAIVTTVVALTFLGDRLTEGRPLARARKEKR, encoded by the coding sequence ATGACGCTGGCACTCACCCTCCCCGCCGGCCGGCCGCGCCCGCGCCGCGCGCGCGGCGTCCTCGGTCCGGTCGGCTGGATCGCCCTGTCGGTCGTGGCCGCGCTGATCCTGCTGGCCGCCCTCGCGCCCTGGGTCGCGCCCTATCCCGTCGACCAGCAGGACCTCCTGCATCCGTACGCCGGACCGAGCGCCGAGCACTGGCTGGGCACCGACGCGACCGGCCGGGACATCTGGTCCCGGCTGCTGTGGGGTGCCCGGACCAGCCTCGGCGGGCCGGCCCTGGTGGTCGCGCTGAGCCTCACCGTGGGACTGCCGATCGGCCTGAGCGCCGCCTGGCGCGGCGGCCTGCTCGACGCCACCCTGGCGCGGGTGCTCGACGTGATCTTCGCCGTCCCGGGCATCCTGGTCGCCGTCCTGGCGGTGGCCGTCTTCGAGCCGGGGCTCACCCCGGCCGTGATCGCCCTGGCGGTCGCCTACCTGCCCTATGTCGCCCGCACGGCGCGGGCCGCGGCCCGCGCGCAGCGGCACCTGCCCTATGTGGAGGCCCTCGAGCTGCAGGGCATGGGCGGGCTGCGGATCTGCGTGCGGCACATCCTGCCGAACATCCTCGGCGTCGTCCTCGCCCAGGTGCCGGTCGCGTTCGCGCTCGCCCTCGTCGACCTCGCCTCGCTGTCCTTCCTGGGGCTCGCGGTCCAGGCGCCTGCCGCGGACTGGGGCGTCCTCGTCAGCGACACGTCCGCGCTGCTCCAGGGACACCCCGAGCAGGCCGTGTACGCCGGGCTGGCGATCGTGACCACCGTGGTCGCCCTGACCTTCCTCGGCGACCGGCTCACCGAGGGACGCCCGCTCGCCCGTGCCCGCAAGGAGAAGCGATGA
- a CDS encoding ABC transporter permease: MDGLGRRTVTVRELLRTVGAMCVSILAASFVVFASLYAAPGDAESVLFGSTTPTDEVRAAVREQYRLDDPFLIRYLHWLGSVAHGDFGTSFVGGQSVATRLGATAPTTLALVGLAGLLLVMIGIAVGVPMGLRPGRLDTVLTTVVAVVAGIPTFVSATLLIAVFAVGLGWFPAYGADGLRGLVLPALSLALVSSAMLARVTRASVRAESGREYVTTARARGLPARVVVARHILPNAAGPVITAGGLLVAALFAGAIVVENAFGIAGLGSLLVSSVNRQDFPTVQAISLLLVVVFVVTNTLVDLAARGLDPRQRRRAA, translated from the coding sequence GTGGACGGCCTCGGTCGGCGCACCGTGACCGTCCGGGAGCTGCTGCGCACCGTGGGGGCGATGTGCGTCAGCATCCTCGCGGCCAGCTTCGTCGTGTTCGCGAGTCTCTACGCGGCGCCGGGCGACGCGGAGTCGGTGCTCTTCGGCTCCACCACCCCGACCGACGAGGTGCGCGCGGCGGTCCGGGAGCAGTACCGCCTCGACGATCCCTTCCTGATCCGCTACCTGCACTGGCTCGGCTCGGTCGCGCACGGCGACTTCGGCACCTCCTTCGTCGGCGGCCAGTCGGTCGCGACCCGACTTGGCGCCACCGCTCCCACCACGCTCGCGCTGGTGGGCCTGGCCGGCCTGCTGCTCGTCATGATCGGCATCGCCGTCGGGGTGCCGATGGGCCTGCGTCCCGGCCGGCTCGACACCGTGCTGACGACCGTCGTCGCCGTCGTCGCCGGGATCCCGACCTTCGTCTCGGCGACCCTGCTGATCGCGGTCTTCGCCGTGGGCCTGGGTTGGTTCCCGGCGTACGGCGCCGACGGGCTGCGCGGCCTGGTGCTCCCCGCCCTCTCGCTGGCCCTGGTCTCCTCGGCCATGCTGGCCCGGGTCACTCGCGCCAGCGTCCGCGCCGAGAGCGGTCGCGAGTACGTCACCACGGCTCGGGCCCGCGGCCTGCCCGCGCGGGTGGTCGTCGCGCGGCACATCCTCCCGAACGCCGCCGGCCCGGTGATCACCGCGGGCGGGCTGCTGGTGGCGGCGCTGTTCGCGGGCGCGATCGTGGTCGAGAACGCCTTCGGCATCGCCGGTCTGGGCTCGCTGCTGGTCAGCTCCGTCAACCGCCAGGACTTCCCGACCGTGCAGGCGATCAGCCTGCTGCTCGTCGTGGTCTTCGTGGTCACCAACACCCTCGTCGACCTGGCCGCCCGCGGCCTCGACCCGCGCCAGCGCAGGAGGGCAGCATGA